A single window of Crassostrea angulata isolate pt1a10 chromosome 8, ASM2561291v2, whole genome shotgun sequence DNA harbors:
- the LOC128160194 gene encoding uncharacterized protein LOC128160194 isoform X1 — MITRIEFVLLLYLPGLIIFSKSEECPNKCKDCISCLNSTKCPLNTTTSKSSSTSVCNCPVTKAADCSKCPSTKTTPNITQTTTEETITPQITTTQITPIQITATPQSTTQITTTAAAITTTTKSLTSSEYPEPDEQKSGLCLGNQASSPGPIIGAAIGGTIFGSILTAIIFVYINPRSKNSFNSKDDQTRTVRNAAYGYTNDSDQLNTMTVPVNSAYTEINDRMRKSAAIYPIMRQADSSKVDEVYNHLHVSEKEDRSDYYDHAGPVPFLSVMEDGYGVLSIEREGNDNYNTVDRDYSTDCEKSISVENKQNDDYFILETQNN; from the exons ATGATTACAAGGATTG AATTTGTTTTGCTATTATACTTACCTGgattgataattttttccaAAAGTGAAGAATGTCCAA ATAAATGTAAAGACTGCATATCGTGTTTGAACTCAACCAAGTGTCCTCTTAACACTACTACGTCAAAGAGTTCATCTACATCCGTTTGCAATTGTCCAGTTACCAAGGCAGCAG ATTGCTCAAAATGTCCATCAACAAAAACAACACCAAATATAACACAAACAACAACAGAAGAAACAATAACACCCCAAATAACAACAACACAAATAACACCAATACAAATAACAGCAACACCACAATCAACAACACAAATAACAACAACAGCAGCAGcgataacaacaacaacaaaatcgtTAACTAGCTCAGAATATCCAGAACCAGATGAACAGAAAAGCGGTTTATGTTTAGGTAACCAAG CCTCCTCTCCGGGACCTATCATTGGTGCTGCAATAGGAGGAACCATCTTCGGATCCATCCTGACAgccataatttttgtttatatcaatCCGAGGTCTAAGAATTCCTTCAATTCAAAAGA TGATCAAACAAGGACTGTGAGAAATGCAGCATATGGATACACCAATGATAGTGATCAACTGAATACAATGACAGTTCCCGTAAACTCAGCATACACCGAAATAAACGACAGGATG CGGAAATCGGCAGCTATATATCCCATAATGCGTCAAGCGGACTCTTCAAAAGTGGACGAGGTGTACaaccatttacatgtatcagaaaAAGAGGATAGGAGTGATTATTATGATCATGCAGGACCGGTGCCATTTTTGTCTGTAATGGAGGACGGTTATGGAGTACTGTCTATTGAACGTGAAGGAAATGATAACTACAACACTGTGGATAGGGACTACTCTACGGATTGTGAGAAGTCAATTTCTGTTGAAAATAAGCaaaatgatgattattttatacTAGAGACACAAAATAATTAA
- the LOC128160194 gene encoding mucin-5AC-like isoform X2 codes for MITRIEFVLLLYLPGLIIFSKSEECPNKCKDCISCLNSTKCPLNTTTSKSSSTSVCNCPVTKAADCSKCPSTKTTPNITQTTTEETITPQITTTQITPIQITATPQSTTQITTTAAAITTTTKSLTSSEYPEPDEQKSGLCLASSPGPIIGAAIGGTIFGSILTAIIFVYINPRSKNSFNSKDDQTRTVRNAAYGYTNDSDQLNTMTVPVNSAYTEINDRMRKSAAIYPIMRQADSSKVDEVYNHLHVSEKEDRSDYYDHAGPVPFLSVMEDGYGVLSIEREGNDNYNTVDRDYSTDCEKSISVENKQNDDYFILETQNN; via the exons ATGATTACAAGGATTG AATTTGTTTTGCTATTATACTTACCTGgattgataattttttccaAAAGTGAAGAATGTCCAA ATAAATGTAAAGACTGCATATCGTGTTTGAACTCAACCAAGTGTCCTCTTAACACTACTACGTCAAAGAGTTCATCTACATCCGTTTGCAATTGTCCAGTTACCAAGGCAGCAG ATTGCTCAAAATGTCCATCAACAAAAACAACACCAAATATAACACAAACAACAACAGAAGAAACAATAACACCCCAAATAACAACAACACAAATAACACCAATACAAATAACAGCAACACCACAATCAACAACACAAATAACAACAACAGCAGCAGcgataacaacaacaacaaaatcgtTAACTAGCTCAGAATATCCAGAACCAGATGAACAGAAAAGCGGTTTATGTTTAG CCTCCTCTCCGGGACCTATCATTGGTGCTGCAATAGGAGGAACCATCTTCGGATCCATCCTGACAgccataatttttgtttatatcaatCCGAGGTCTAAGAATTCCTTCAATTCAAAAGA TGATCAAACAAGGACTGTGAGAAATGCAGCATATGGATACACCAATGATAGTGATCAACTGAATACAATGACAGTTCCCGTAAACTCAGCATACACCGAAATAAACGACAGGATG CGGAAATCGGCAGCTATATATCCCATAATGCGTCAAGCGGACTCTTCAAAAGTGGACGAGGTGTACaaccatttacatgtatcagaaaAAGAGGATAGGAGTGATTATTATGATCATGCAGGACCGGTGCCATTTTTGTCTGTAATGGAGGACGGTTATGGAGTACTGTCTATTGAACGTGAAGGAAATGATAACTACAACACTGTGGATAGGGACTACTCTACGGATTGTGAGAAGTCAATTTCTGTTGAAAATAAGCaaaatgatgattattttatacTAGAGACACAAAATAATTAA